CAACGGCTGATTTGCTGGGAAAAATGGCCCACGGCCTGGCTGACGATCTGTTAACCACAACAATTCTCGCAACGACCTGCCCAATTCTGATTGCTCCCTCGATGAACTCCGAGATGTGGAACAAACCAGCCGTCCAGAGAAATCTGAAACAGGTTACTGATGATGGTGTGAATATCATCGAACCCGACGAAGGCTGGTTGAGTTGCCGGGTGACTGGCAAAGGCCGAATGGCGGAGCCGGATCAGATCGAAGCAGAAATCATCAAACGGCTTGCACCTGCGGTATAATTGCTACCCAATATTGATCTCCGATTCAATTCCCTCTTCCTGAGGGAGAGGGCTAGCCCGGAT
The genomic region above belongs to Rubinisphaera italica and contains:
- the coaBC gene encoding bifunctional phosphopantothenoylcysteine decarboxylase/phosphopantothenate--cysteine ligase CoaBC; amino-acid sequence: MTQARAEILVGISGGIAAYKTADLVSRLVKKDYAVTVIMTEAAQKFIGKATFEALTNRPVYTDLFAPREHFLGEHIGLPRRADLLIIAPATADLLGKMAHGLADDLLTTTILATTCPILIAPSMNSEMWNKPAVQRNLKQVTDDGVNIIEPDEGWLSCRVTGKGRMAEPDQIEAEIIKRLAPAV